The Cucumis melo cultivar AY chromosome 6, USDA_Cmelo_AY_1.0, whole genome shotgun sequence genome includes a region encoding these proteins:
- the LOC103491065 gene encoding fimbrin-1-like, translated as MSGFEGVLVSDQWLQSQFTQVELRSLKSRFISAKNQNGKVTTGDLPHIMMKLKAFKERHSEEEIRGILSESDPQLSDEIDFESFLRAYLNVHGRSAEKVGGANNSSSFLKASTTTLLHTISESEKSLYVAHINSYLRDDPFLKNYLPMDPYSNDLFNLAKDGVLLCKLINVAVPGTIDERAINTKRVLNPWERNENHTLCLNSAKAIGCTVVNIGTQDLVEGRPHLIVGLISQIIKIQLLADLNLRKTPQLLELVQDSGDIEELINLPPEKILLKWMNFHLQKAGYKKTVSNFSSDLKDGEAYAYLLNVLAPEHCSPSTLAAKDPSDRAKLVLEHAERMDCKSYLTPKDIVEGSSTLNLAFVAQIFHQRSGFAVDGKKVAYAEMMTDDVLTSREERCFRLWINSLGIASYVNNVFEDVRNGWVLLEVLDKVSPGSVNWKHASKPPIKMPFKKVENCNQAVRIGKQLKFSLVNVAGNDIVQANKKLILAFLWQLMRFNILQLLKNLRSYSQVKEMTDGDILRWANSKVKSTGRSSQIESFRDKRLSNGIFFFELLSAVEPRVVNWNLVTNGENDDEKRLNATYIISVARKLGCSIFLLPEDIIEVNPKMILTLTASIMYWSLQQPVEEMDISPSPATASTITDRSTTSSINGEDESSSLCGEVLNLSLDDTASDTTVSSVIENERDLI; from the exons ATGTCTGGTTTTGAAGGCGTCTTAGTTTCTGACCAATGGCTTCAAAGTCAGTTCACTCAAGTGGAGCTTCGAAGCCTCAAATCTAGA TTTATATCGGCCAAAAATCAGAATGGAAAAGTAACTACCGGAGATTTGCCACATATAATGATGAAATTGAAGGCATTTAAGGAAAGGCATAGTGAAGAGGAGATCAGGGGAATATTGAGCGAGTCAGATCCTCAGTTGAGCGATGAGATAGATTTTGAATCCTTTCTCAGG GCATATTTAAATGTGCATGGTCGATCAGCTGAAAAAGTGGGTGGTGCAAATAACTCTTCGTCATTTCTCAAGGCCAGCACAACCACCCTTCTTCATACAATCAGTGAATCAGAGAAATCACTCTATGTGGCTCACATAAATAGCTATCTTCGGGATGATCCGTTTTTAAAGAATTACCTCCCGATGGACCCATATTCAAATGATTTGTTTAATCTTGCAAAAGATGGAGTTCTTCTCTG TAAGCTTATTAACGTTGCTGTACCTGGGACAATTGATGAACGAGCAATCAATACCAAAAGAGTTCTCAACCCATGGGAGAGAAATGAAAACCATACCCTATGCCTCAATTCTGCCAAAGCAATTGGCTGCACGGTGGTTAATATCGGTACACAGGACTTGGTTGAAGGACGA CCACATCTGATCGTGGGATTGATTTCACAAATTATAAAG ATCCAACTATTGGCCGACCTTAACCTGAGGAAGACACCTCAACTCTTGGAACTGGTTCAGGATAGTGGG GATATTGAGGAGCTTATTAATTTGCCTCCGGAGAAGATTCTGTTAAAATGGATGAATTTCCACCTCCAAAAAGCAGGATACAAGAAAACTGTTTCAAATTTCTCATCTGATCTTAAG GATGGAGAGGCTTATGCTTACCTGCTAAATGTTCTTGCTCCCGAGCACTGCAGTCCATCCACGTTAGCCGCCAAGGATCCTAGTGACAGGGCAAAGCTTGTACTTGAACATGCCGAAAGAATGGATTGTAAAAGTTATTTGACTCCAAAAGATATTGTTGAGGGCTCATCCACTTTGAACCTTGCTTTTGTGGCACAAATATTTCACCAACG GAGTGGTTTTGCAGTAGATGGAAAAAAGGTAGCATATGCAGAGATGATGACAGATGATGTACTAACTTCTAGAGAAGAAAGATGCTTCCGGCTCTGGATTAATAGTCTTGGCATTGCTTCTTATGTTAATAATGTATTCGAGGATGTCAGGAACGG ATGGGTACTGTTAGAAGTGCTTGACAAAGTTTCTCCTGGGTCAGTTAACTGGAAGCATGCATCAAAACCTCCTATCAAGATGCCCTtcaaaaaagttgaaaattgcAATCAGGCTGTTCGGATAGGGAAGCAGTTGAAATTTTCATTGGTTAATGTGGCTGGAAACGACATCGTACAAGCAAACAAGAAGCTCATCCTTG CTTTCTTATGGCAGTTAATGAGGTTCAATATTCTCCAACTCTTGAAGAATCTAAGATCTTACTCTCAAGTAAAAGAGATGACAGATGGTGACATCCTGAGGTGGGCGAACAGCAAAGTGAAGAGCACTGGAAGGTCTTCTCAAATTGAGAGTTTTCGG GATAAGAGATTGTCAAATGGAATATTCTTCTTTGAACTTCTAAGTGCTGTAGAACCTAGAGTAGTGAATTGGAACCTTGTTACCAACGGTGAAAATG ATGATGAAAAGAGGCTAAATGCTACATACATTATAAGTGTTGCACGAAAGCTGGGTTGTTCGATATTTTTGTTACCCGAGGACATCATAGAG GTTAATCCAAAAATGATCCTCACATTAACTGCAAGCATTATGTACTGGAGCCTTCAACAGCCTGTTGAAGAAATGGATATCTCTCCTTCTCCCGCCACTGCAAGTACTATCACAGATAGATCAACTACCTCGTCCATCAACGGTGAGGACGAGAGCTCCTCTCTCTGTGGTGAAGTTTTGAACTTAAGCTTAGACGATACTGCCTCTGATACCACAGTCTCCTCTGTGATTGAGAATGAAAGGGATCTCATATGA